The Megalobrama amblycephala isolate DHTTF-2021 linkage group LG10, ASM1881202v1, whole genome shotgun sequence DNA segment CACCGATTTGCTTCTGAATTCTGGCATTTGACGTCAATTTCCACAAAATTGTCGTGAAAGTGAAAATTGGGGCTAAAATTGTATAGTATGTATCCAGCACAATTATTAATAAAgctaatattaaatttaaactaCAGGATTTTGTTACGttccaacaaataaataaatatatccaAATACAAATGTTGTATTTGACCTTTTTCTCGTCCAAATTTCATATCACGCAGGAACTCCGGTCTCTGCCTTATAAGATGACAAGGTTTTCCCAGAAACTCTGTAAGCCAGGCTGAAACTTCCTCCCCACAATCCACTGTCTGTACCCTACACCAAAGACACATTAATATTAAGCTACAACAATATTCATATTAAACTGCAGTATCAAGCTACAAGATTCAAACATATGAAACTGTTTATACATTTTAAGCTCAACAATGTCTAAATGCATATTCtaatgatataaaataaaagggCTCAATGACATTTTTTGATGGGCTTGTGTTTTATCTTCATACCTGTCACCGCAAACTTTGGTTTGGGATGTTCTTAGATCTGAAATCTCTAGATTATTCTCCAAGGGAACAGTGACTGCTTCCATGCCTGAGACAGGAGagaatgcattattttagcttatcattaaacaaattaaaatattattaacataattacatctataattacactgttgactcTTCCCTTaccccttaacccacccttaaacctatcCATACCACTAAAcatgtccctaaccttacccgtattcAACCTCAATAGCAGGGTTTCACAatacaacatgaacacaataagtacattattatttacaaaaatcacCTTATCTCATGAGATGTCTgcaattattgttttttaaaaagctgtagTGATGCTCTTTGTACTACACTATTGGGAACAGCAAATGTCTGACCTGAGACCTGCAGCTGCAGTGTGTTAGAGGCCAGACAGATGATAGGGTGGATGAGACACAGTTTTGGCTCCCTTTTCTGGCTCAGACAAACCCCATTCTCGTTCACAACCATCCACAAACGGTCATACAACAAACCCTGTGGTCCCAGCGGCCACTCGGTCACCTGTTTGGTCAATCACAACAACTGAGTACTTGCCATGAAAACTAATTACATTAATCTGCATTtcattgccaaaaaaaaaaaaaaatctttctgtaCCTCAAATGATGCACATGATTTGACAGGGTAGATAAAGAGATTGGTTAGAGTATGACTAATGCCATTGTCCTTTGCTTCTTTTGACACAGTGCCTTCAGATGGTGTTATTCTCTCAGGTGAAGGGGTGATAACTTGCTCATGCTCTAGTTGGCCATTTGTTATTAATGTCAGATGATAAGATGCTGATGACTCTTTTGGTGCAGCTGACTTTAACTTGGTTAGTCTCTTTTGGTCCAAGATTAGTGGTTTGTCCACAAAACAATTCACAACAAACCGAAGAAAGTTCCGACAGTCCTCAAAACTGGACATATATCCAAAAGACACACGGATAGATCCTGTGGGACGTCCCTCAACCAGATCAATGTTGTCTCCACAGACATGACCGGCCTTGAAAAGAACCATTCCATAACAATTATTTCAAACATCTTATTtatagatctatctatctatctatctatctatctatctatctatctatctatcctcatccatccatccatccatatctgttctatctatctatctatctatctctgttatatctatctatctatctatctatcctcatccatccatccatctctgttctatctatccatctctgttctatctatctatctatctatctatctatctatcctcatccatccatccatcatctctgttctatctatcctcatccatccatccatctctgttctatctatccatccatccatctctgttctatctatctatctatctatctatccatccatccatctctgttctatctatccatccatccacctctgatctatctatctatctatctatctatctatctatctatctatctatctatctatctatcctcatccatccatctctgttctatctatctatccatccatccatccatctctgttctatctatctatctatctatctatctatctatctatctatctatcctcatccatccatccatccatccatctctgttctatctatccatccatctctttgttatctatctatctatctatctatctatctatctatctatctatctatctatctatctatctatctatcatccatcaatccatccatctctgttctatctatctatctatctatctatccgtctctttgttatctatctatctatctatctatctatctatctatctatctatctatccatccgtctctttgttatctatctatctatctatctatctatctatctatctatctgtcctcattcatctatccatctgtctctttgttatttatctatctatctatctatctatctatctccctgttctatctatctatctatctatctatctatctatctatctatctccctgttctatctctctatctatctatctgtcctcattcatctatccatctgtctcttTGTTAtatatctatctctctatctatctatctctctatctatctccctgttctatctctctatctatctgtcctcattcatctatccatctgtctctttgttatctatctatctatctatctatctatctccctgttctatctccctgttctatctatctatctatctatctatctatctatctatctatctatctatctatctatctatctccctgttctatctctctatctatctatctgtcctcattcatctatccatctgtctcttTGTTAtatatctatctctctatctatctatctctctatctatctccctgttctatctctctatctatctatctatctgtcctcattcatctatccatctgtctctttgttatctatctatctatctatctatctatctatctatctatctatctatctatctatctatctatctatctatctatctatctatctccctgttctatctatctatctatctatcctcatccatccatccatccatctctctgttctatctatctatttatctgtctgtcctcattcatccatccatccgtctctttgttatctatctatctatctatctatctatctatctgttggtctgtctgtctgtaagTTCTAATTGTCATGCAAACATCAAATTTTGTATTGGCGGACATTCACTTACATGCAAATTACTCTTCACATTTTGGTTGCTGATAGCCAGATAATGTTGGCAGGCTCCTGTGTTGCAGAAACAGCCTGTGCGAATATGAATGTTGAAGAGACTGGCCATTTTATCCACctggcaaaaaacaaacaaacaataagcAAAGACATAGTCAACATTTTCTAATTCTTACATTTTAGATTTTCTTCATTATCTGAACAGATGTGAGAAACAGTTTACAGAATGTGTTTATAAATATACCTCTTTTTACAGGGTAATCTGGGGAGAACGTAACACAACCCAAAAAAATAGTAACATTAGGCAATTCCTGACTGACCTGAGAATACCCTACTGTTCGTCCATGACAGTCCAGTAGACTAAAGTTGAGGATTGCACCCTGTTCAGCAATATTTTGAAAGTCATTATCACAGTGGATCTGTGCCACAGGTCTTCCATTGCTATGACACAGGCACGAGAGGATAATGTGGGTGTAACGAGCCAAACCAAATGTGTGAAGCTGAATGTTCAGCATACTCCCTGAAAACCAAAAACATCCACCTTTAATGTAGAATGAGAATCATAACCATGTTCAACACGTAAATCATAAACTTCTGAACCTgtaagtttttgaagcatttcaAAACCATGATGGAGAGATATTATGTCAAGGAAGGAGATTGTGCCATCCTCAAACCTGATAAAGTCATGAAAAAAGAATAAGTACACATTAAACAAATTATGACAGCTGCAGTAGCATCAACTATGCTGCTTGCCAATAATTAGAGGTCAAATATCTTACCTGCTGACTACATTTGGCTTTGGTACAAAATAATTCTCTGCCACAAGATACGCTGCTGCTGTCCCTCCTCCAAAGTAACTTTTTCTCAAGAACTCAGCAGTCTCATTCCTCACCAGCAAGGCTCCGAGTCCAGTCGGGAAGCCAAACATTTTGTAGAAGGATATTGGCACAAAATCAGCTGGATACTGGCTTAGATCCAGCGGTGAGCAGCTTACAAAACAGGCAGCGTCAAGGAGAACAAACCATCGACCATGATGCTCACATGCTGGATAGAGCTGTTGAGACTGAATTCCTTTCACATAGCTGAGAGGATATTTTCTGCCTGAGAAGTTACTCTGGGCAGGATAACAAAAAAGATGAGGAGTAGAACACTCCTCCTCTCCATTTGTCTGCATCAGGGGTTTTTTCGCTCTTGCTTCCACTTCATGAGGAAGAACTGAAATGGTGCCAACTCCCTGGAGTGCGGCCACACTGCGAATGCCCACCACAGAGGTGTGGTTGTCAGTGAGGTAGCAGAACTGACTTCCAGGCTCCTCGTTTGACACGGCCTTCCAGGGGAAAGTGTCAGCCACTAATTTCAGTGCTGCAGTACATCCTGATGTGAAAATCACTGAGTACTCTTCAGGACATGTATTAAAATGTTCCAGTATCCTGCAGATGTTCAAAACAAAGAGCTATCACATATCTATAACGTTATTAAGttcttaataaaaatattactataatacTACTAAATATTAGTAACACTCAATCTGTCTCAATTCAGGCCAATTTCGATGTTTAATagtttagttaacaataacaaaacttgcttattatatatattatactgcttattataaaatattactataatacTACTAAATATTAGTAACACTCAATCTGTCTCAATTCAGGCCAATTTCGATGTTTAATAGTTTAGTTAACAACAAAACTtgcttattatatatatgtatatatgtgtgtgtgtgtatatatatatatatatatatatatatatatatatatatatagatagatagatagatagatagatacatagatagataggtatagatgtgtatacagtatatactctctctgaagagaaaataataataaaataagcaaTGTTTTTGTTTCCAACTGCTTcgtacttttaaaaaatacatttaaatggtaataaagTCTGTTTTGCTGTAGGCTAACTGATGAAAAATTCAGAGGGTGCAAAAGATCTTACCTGTATCTGACACTTTCCACAGTGTCGTGTGTTAGTCTACTACTGGGATTGTGACTGTGAGGATTGCCTGAGGTAAAAAAATTGgagcaaaaatgacaaaaacctCGTAATTTTTTGATGTTATGAAGTTATGATGTTATGATTGTTCATCAGGGGAAAAAAACTCACCATAAACATTCCTAGATATGTCATCGTAAAATTCTTTAATCTGAGATTCAGGAAATAGCGTTGTCCCTGCATGATCAAGGTATGTAATACCTTAAAAAGTGAAGGAAGAACCTTTCAGTGTCTACTACTAAGCCTCTAGGTGCAATTCACAATACGATCAACAGAGGGCGCTGCATTCTAACCACAAGACAACAACTAAAGAGAAAGTAAACAGTGCAGCACTATAGTATAGGCCCACGCTCTCAACCGCCGAAGAAACTTAAAAGTCTGCTCTTAATCCAAAAATCGATTATTTACTACACAAACGTACATTTTTAAACCGTGACAGTAGTCACATGTAGTAACTGAAATGTTAATGAATGGGGAAGCAGGTTAATAAGgaccttatttttattttatttattttacctttAATCCGTTTAAATTCCCGATCAATCAGCTCTTGTTGATCAACGCCGTAACCATAATAGGGCCAGAAACTCTTAAAGCTCTCAAAGGTACACAAGTCCTGGAAGTCCTGCGAAGACTGTGTCTCCATTTCTGTAAAGTCAGACAGACACAAGAGCTCCCTCTTTCGCTAATTTATATATCACTCATCCATGTCCAATTGATAGAAGCGAGACCAAAGTCCAGCTGCAGTGTGACTGTTGATTTTTCTGCAGGACAAATATAGTGGCGTTTCTTTAGAAGCCCATGACGGTTCTGAAGCATGTCTTATGGACTCACATACTATCAGATATTAAGTAAATAATAACTGATCACCAAACATCATTTTGAGTAGACCTACAATTATTTGACATATACAGTTCAAAATATTGGggccagtaagattttttttattttgaaagaaatttatacttttatcattctgaaacaaaatgtatcagtttccataaaaaaaaattaagcagcacaattgttttcaccattgataataataataaatgtttcttgagcagcataatacactgaacaaaattataaacgcaacacttttgtttttccccccatttttaATGAGctaaactcaaagatctaagactttttctatgtacacaaaggCCTATtcctctcaaatattgttcacaaatctgtctaaatctgtgttagtgagcacttctcctctgctgagataatccatccacctcacaggtgtggcatatcaagatgctgattagacagcatgattattgcacaggtgtgccttaggctggccacaataaaaggccactctataaaatgtgcagttttactgtattgcGGGGGTCCAaaaaccagtcagtatctggtgCGACCACCATTTGCCTCACGCAGTGCATCACATCTCCTTCGCATAGAGTTGATCAGGTTGTTGATTGTGGCCTGTGGAATGTTGTTCCACTCCGCTTCAATGGCTGTGCGAAGTTGCTGGATATTGGCAGGAACTGGAACACGTTGTCGTATACGCCGATCCagagcatcccaaacatgctcaatgggtgacatgtccggtgagtatgctggccatgcaagaactgggatgttttcagcttccaggaattgtgtacagatccttgcaacatggggccatgcattatcatgctgcaacatgaggtgatggtcgtggatgaatggcacaacagtgggcctcaggatctcatcacggtatctctgtgcattcaaaatgccatcaataaaatgcacctgtgtTCGTTGTCCATAACATACGCCTGCCCATGCCATAACCCCACCACCACCATGAGCCACTCGATCCACAACATTGACATCAGCAAACCGCTGATGagttgcgtttataattttgttcagtgtagaatgatttctgaaggatcatgtgacactgaagactggagtaatgatactgaaaattcagctttgctgtcacaggaataaatggcattattaaatattttaaaagagaACGGAATGGTAACAGtttcatatttcacaaaattactttcaaaaacattaaaaaaaatcttatcaaccccagacttttgaatgtGTAtgacttttaattttattacatttaattccaAAATGCTAGTATCAAAAACTTGTTTACCTACATTATCCTTATAAAATGTACTAACCGTGgtttctgcatttttttattaccaTGGTAAATCTTGCAAACTGTTGTAACATATCTTTGTTGTATTTTTGTGGGTTTTTTTAGGCTTAAGTACAAAGGTCACAATAGTTTTGATAATGTATACCCTCAGAATGAGGCTTGTTGAAATCTCAGCAACTAAGAACAGATCCAgagaaaatatattattaagaCAGCATAAGTAGTAAGACATGTAACGGGGTTTTATAGTATGAAAATAGATAAACAGTCACACTCAATTCACTTTATGTTATAATATAACAAGAGTTCTATTAGCAATTTTGGGATTTATGGATAAATAGAGTGCAAAGGTACTGTAGAAATTGTGGACAGTAGTTACCATAAAAACAAGATGGCTTCACTTTTTTAGCTGACAGTCTGTGAttattttagtcatagttttcattattattatttttgaattagctttttttatatatatttttccttttgtgcttgtatcatttttatatttctaaatagttttaattttttttttttttagttttagtcattttagcaCTTCAACTTATTTCAGTTCGTTGCCAATGTAACATTtcaattttgtttagtttaagtttttgatctaatttatatattttatgttatttcatctttatttaaataaacaaaaatgtttgttaATAGTTTTACTTTTGGTTTTACTTTTAGtctcatgacatgagaaatcaaatttgccttgattTTTGACATATAAAAGttctttgtaccattaaaacatcctgcaattTTCATACCGTAAAACttcctcctcattataaacaaagcatttatttaatcaagctccaaaaatggccTGGCTTTTGATATTGTGGGAtctgtatatacacacatttgcatttgcatatgactgcctTCAGAGCAAGACATTGACAAATAGTTACACATCACCCAGCCCACTTGATGTGAGCGTTGCTAAACacaaatagaacccattataatcactgatgctgtctacactggatacaaTATACAGATGCACGTTCAACTTCTGACGTACTCCAAGCACTCAAGTCTGTCAACAACAGGACTAATGGAAGAGTGAAAGAACATTCGTGTTTATCACGTCCATCTCTGTACAGACTTCAGAAGTATTTCAGCATGGATGGTTTATGTTAATGGTGTTCCGGTTTATGTTTGTTcagagcatttttttttgtaaacgatGAGAGTTcacaaagaaacttttgttgaaagatgaagcagccaACCGTattggatctgacagcagctgcatcacaaacagtaagtaaattatttcataattctttgtctgtaaatgacagttttatatggataatgttttcaaaaaacattatccATATAAATGTGTGCAATAGCTAGTGGCCGTTGATACTGTTTCCTATACAATGACGTAAGCCAATCACAACAGTGGTCATATACTGACAATCCTTAAAGGAGCCACCAATTAAAAAAGTGTTATTTCAGACAGAGGGTCAGAATGAAGgtgaaaataattgttttttgcatatatatatatatatatatatatatatatatatcatcaaacagatttaaatatgaatcaaagataacacaagtaaacacaatatgcagtttttaaatgaaggtttttattatgaagggaaaataaaatccaaacccacatggccctgtgtgaaaaagtgcttgccccctaaacctaataactggttgggccacccttagcagcaacaactgcaatcaagcaTTTGCAataacttgcaatgagtctgttacagtgctgtggaggaattttgtcccactcatctttgcagaattgttgtaattcagccacaCTGGAGGGTTTTCGAGTATAAACCGCCTTTTTAAGGTCACGCAacagcatctcaataggattgaggtcaggactttgactaggccactccaaagtcttcattttgtttttcttcagccattcagaggtggacttgctgatgtgttttggatcattgtcctgctgcagaacccaagttcacttcagcttgaggtcacgAACAGATGTCTGgacattgtccttcaggattttttggtagacagcagaattcatggttccatttatcacagcaagtcttccaggtcctgaagcagcaaaacagccccagaccatcatactaccaccaccatattttactgttggtatgatgttctttttctgaaatgctgtgttacTTTTACGCCAGACGCAATGGGACACACACCTTCCAAGAAGTTCAACTTTTGTCTCGTCAGTCCACAgagtattttcccaaaagtcttggggatcatcaagatgttttctATCAAAACTGAGACGagcctttatgttctttttgctcagcagcAGTTTTCATCTTGGAACTCAGCCATGCAGGCCATTTTTGCCCAGTCTCTTTCTTATGGTG contains these protein-coding regions:
- the mocos gene encoding molybdenum cofactor sulfurase isoform X1, with translation MAAEMETQSSQDFQDLCTFESFKSFWPYYGYGVDQQELIDREFKRIKGITYLDHAGTTLFPESQIKEFYDDISRNVYGNPHSHNPSSRLTHDTVESVRYRILEHFNTCPEEYSVIFTSGCTAALKLVADTFPWKAVSNEEPGSQFCYLTDNHTSVVGIRSVAALQGVGTISVLPHEVEARAKKPLMQTNGEEECSTPHLFCYPAQSNFSGRKYPLSYVKGIQSQQLYPACEHHGRWFVLLDAACFVSCSPLDLSQYPADFVPISFYKMFGFPTGLGALLVRNETAEFLRKSYFGGGTAAAYLVAENYFVPKPNVVSRFEDGTISFLDIISLHHGFEMLQKLTGSMLNIQLHTFGLARYTHIILSCLCHSNGRPVAQIHCDNDFQNIAEQGAILNFSLLDCHGRTVGYSQVDKMASLFNIHIRTGCFCNTGACQHYLAISNQNVKSNLHAGHVCGDNIDLVEGRPTGSIRVSFGYMSSFEDCRNFLRFVVNCFVDKPLILDQKRLTKLKSAAPKESSASYHLTLITNGQLEHEQVITPSPERITPSEGTVSKEAKDNGISHTLTNLFIYPVKSCASFEVTEWPLGPQGLLYDRLWMVVNENGVCLSQKREPKLCLIHPIICLASNTLQLQVSGMEAVTVPLENNLEISDLRTSQTKVCGDRVQTVDCGEEVSAWLTEFLGKPCHLIRQRPEFLRDMKFGREKACCPTALSLVNEAQFLLISRASVSFLQDHIANRHDSENEGMWSDKERLIQRFRANLVISGQEPFEEDDWSYLTVGGTQFQVMGRCGRCQMIGVDQKSATRTQEPLRSLSECRSGRVTFGVYLAHQSAGNSTAVSILSVGDCVIPRISESTEKL
- the mocos gene encoding molybdenum cofactor sulfurase isoform X2 translates to MAAEMETQSSQDFQDLCTFESFKSFWPYYGYGVDQQELIDREFKRIKGITYLDHAGTTLFPESQIKEFYDDISRNVYGNPHSHNPSSRLTHDTVESVRYRILEHFNTCPEEYSVIFTSGCTAALKLVADTFPWKAVSNEEPGSQFCYLTDNHTSVVGIRSVAALQGVGTISVLPHEVEARAKKPLMQTNGEEECSTPHLFCYPAQSNFSGRKYPLSYVKGIQSQQLYPACEHHGRWFVLLDAACFVSCSPLDLSQYPADFVPISFYKMFGFPTGLGALLVRNETAEFLRKSYFGGGTAAAYLVAENYFVPKPNVVSRFEDGTISFLDIISLHHGFEMLQKLTGSMLNIQLHTFGLARYTHIILSCLCHSNGRPVAQIHCDNDFQNIAEQGAILNFSLLDCHGRTVGYSQVDKMASLFNIHIRTGCFCNTGACQHYLAISNQNVKSNLHAGHVCGDNIDLVEGRPTGSIRVSFGYMSSFEDCRNFLRFVVNCFVDKPLILDQKRLTKLKSAAPKESSASYHLTLITNGQLEHEQVITPSPERITPSEGTVSKEAKDNGISHTLTNLFIYPVKSCASFEVTEWPLGPQGLLYDRLWMVVNENGVCLSQKREPKLCLIHPIICLASNTLQLQVSGMEAVTVPLENNLEISDLRTSQTKVCGDRVQTVDCGEEVSAWLTEFLGKPCHLIRQRPEFLRDMKFGREKACCPTALSLVNEAQFLLISRASVSFLQDHIANRMFLLSLAC